GAAAAGTTTTGTTCAACATCAACCAGATCAAGCAATATCTATACTGATTAATTATCCTCAAATGGGTTTAGCATTACTTCATGCTCAAGTAGTTTTAGGTATGATTTCTCAAAATGCTGCCactcaaattttattaagtAATCCAAAGaatcaacaaccacaacaacaacaacaacaacaacaaccacaaccacaacaacaaccacaaccacaaaaCTTTAATCAATCACCAACAAtgtataataatcaaaataataatcaaatgatGGGAATGCAACAAGGTAATATGGGAGGTCCGCAAGGTAATCAAATGATGGGTATGGGTGGTAATAATATGGGTATGGGTGTTGGTGCTGTCAATAATGGCCCACAAACTAATCAAATGATGGGTGGTAATAATATGGGTATGGGTGGTCCACAAGGTGGTAATATGggtaataatatgaataatatggGTAATAATATGGGTGGTAATAATATGggtaataatatgaataatatggGTAATATGGGTAATATGGGTAATATGGGTAATATGGGTAATATGGGCAACATGGGTAATATGGGTAATATGGGTAATATGAATATGGGTAGTAtgggtaataataatatgaataatatgaaccaacaacaacgacaacaacaacaacaacaacaacaaggtggaaataatatgaatatgGGTAATATGggtaataatatgaataatatgaatatgaataataatatgaataataatatgaataataatatgaataatatgaataatatgaataatatgatgaataatatgaataatatggGTAATATGGGTAATATGatgaatcaacaacaacaaggtGGTAGTATCCCACCTCCACCTGGTTTATCACCTGTTGCAATGGCAAGTTGGAATCAATTAGGtgataaatataaacaattCGCAAGTTATGTTTTAAGTCTCACCCAACAACAAATTGATCAAGTTCCTGAGAGTCAAAGACCtcaaatcattaaaatcagACAACAATTTggtagaaattaaaaataaataaataaaaaaaaaaaataataaaaattaaactatagatctttaaaaaaaaaaaaaaaaaagataaatttattaaaaatattaattatgaCAAAACAAACTGtcacattttattttattgttttgtttttttattattattattattattataatttaatattaaaaccaaatttatgaaaaagttgatctttttcaattgaactataatttaaagaaataattattgataaaCTTTTACCACTGGTTTTATTCCTTATGAAATCCAAGTTTTGAGGATGGTGGTTAGTTATACAATTAACCAATTCTGAATATAATATTCTTTTACAAATAACACTACAActatttttcaataaatacaattgaaataatattaaagcTCTGTCACAAAAAACTTGATTATCTAATTTCTTACCATTactttgaaaattaaataaattgaaaaatttataatttttaaatttaccaataCCAAATACCAATTCTAGtgaataattttcaaaattattattattattattattattattattattattattattattattattattattattattattattattattatttgaattattattattaattgataattttataaaattttctaataatttaaagaaagaaTTATTTGGTGGCCATTCtattgttaaaaaatttaaatttaataaaatcgaatttattaatttaaaattataatttaaacaaatttctaataaagaatttgtttgtttaactttagttaattttaaaattttttttaataattttaaatttccaaTCTCTAaacaatctttaaaaatttgataGAAAATATGATCGGGTGtagtttttattatatttaaagagTTTTTATTGAAATCCATATAATCTGGAATACTTGAtggtaaattt
This region of Dictyostelium discoideum AX4 chromosome 3 chromosome, whole genome shotgun sequence genomic DNA includes:
- the cstf2 gene encoding RNA recognition motif-containing protein RRM, which translates into the protein MSKSVFVGNIPYEANEKDLIEIFSGVGKVVSFRLLEDKDSKKSKGYGFCEYENVDNALSAIRNYMLFTFGNRVLRVSYADNEKASEMQMLMQQQMGNTGGQMIPNDPRIQHGAQNQQQNQQQQQNQQQQNQQQWRGNDIQQQQQQQQQQHINQQQNQQQQNQQQNQQQQQQQLSPQQTKNAIQNIIESTNPAQLFEMLSNMKSFVQHQPDQAISILINYPQMGLALLHAQVVLGMISQNAATQILLSNPKNQQPQQQQQQQQPQPQQQPQPQNFNQSPTMYNNQNNNQMMGMQQGNMGGPQGNQMMGMGGNNMGMGVGAVNNGPQTNQMMGGNNMGMGGPQGGNMGNNMNNMGNNMGGNNMGNNMNNMGNMGNMGNMGNMGNMGNMGNMGNMGNMNMGSMGNNNMNNMNQQQRQQQQQQQQGGNNMNMGNMGNNMNNMNMNNNMNNNMNNNMNNMNNMNNMMNNMNNMGNMGNMMNQQQQGGSIPPPPGLSPVAMASWNQLGDKYKQFASYVLSLTQQQIDQVPESQRPQIIKIRQQFGRN